In Musa acuminata AAA Group cultivar baxijiao unplaced genomic scaffold, Cavendish_Baxijiao_AAA HiC_scaffold_1091, whole genome shotgun sequence, a genomic segment contains:
- the LOC135666400 gene encoding ATP synthase protein MI25-like, producing MRFSSKDMQDINMLFAAIPSIYASSSKNISINNEEIIVALCFIGFLIFSRNSLGDTFKDTLDGRMESIQEELQQFYNHNEVIPGESNALQRLLRISLYICGTVVESLPTLRCAPKCEKTVKALLCRNLNVKSATLLNATSSRRIRLQDDIVTGLNFSVSERFVPASTASIIELIREGLLVLRKIKVG from the coding sequence ATGAGATTTAGTTCAAAGGATATGCAGGATATCAATATGCTATTTGCTGCTATTCCATCTATTTATGCATCAAGTTCGAAGAATATCTCAATAAATAATGAAGAAATAATAGTCGCTTTATGTTTTATAGGCTTTCTCATATTCAGTCGGAATAGTTTAGGTGATACTTTCAAAGACACTCTCGACGGGAGAATGGAGTCTATTCAGGAAGAATTGCAGCAATTCTACAATCATAACGAAGTCATTCCGGGGGAATCCAATGCACTACAACGATTACTTAGGATCAGCTTGTACATTTGCGGCACCGTAGTAGAATCATTACCAACGTTACGCTGTGCGCCTAAGTGCGAAAAAACAGTGAAAGCCTTGTTATGCCGAAACCTAAATGTTAAGTCAGCTACACTTCTAAATGCCACCTCCTCACGTCGCATCCGTCTTCAGGATGATATAGTAACAGGTTTGAATTTCTCAGTAAGTGAAAGATTTGTCCCCGCTTCCACCGCTTCCATCATAGAACTTATTCGAGAGGGCTTGCTAGTCTTAAGAAAGATCAAGGTTGGGTAG